One genomic segment of Triplophysa rosa linkage group LG22, Trosa_1v2, whole genome shotgun sequence includes these proteins:
- the loxa gene encoding protein-lysine 6-oxidase, which yields MRLTDTFIYAFAHVCLLSCIAHTATSQRQGSAALRQTIQWQHNGKLFSIVSQGSEYQAPVKRDGEQTQARPIAIVRNYDAPARSSARASQSCGSERRQSGIGAHGSRWLSGGRAGRIRESPERRNHTDQLQISTNDTVPQKPPPSVNGSRRGDDVMVGDDPYNPYKSTDPDNPYYNYYDTYDRPPPRQRPGYGTGYFQNGLPDLVADPYYIQASAYVQRVPMYNLRCASEENCLASSAYSSSVRDYDTRMLLRFPQRVKNQGTSDFLPSRPRYTWEWHSCHQHYHSMDEFSHYDLLDASTQRRVAEGHKASFCLEDTSCDYGYYRRYACTSHTQGLSPGCYDTYNADIDCQWIDITDVKPGNYVLKVSVNPSYHVPESDYSNNIVRCDVRYTGNYAYVSGCHISHY from the exons ATGCGTCTAACTGACACCTTCATTTACGCGTTTGCGCATGTGTGTTTATTAAGTTGCATAGCACACACTGCCACTTCACAGCGCCAAGGATCAGCAGCTCTTAGACAAACCATACAATGGCAACACAACGGCAAACTTTTTAGCATAGTAAGTCAAGGTTCGGAATATCAGGCACCGGTCAAACGAGACGGAGAACAGACGCAAGCCAGACCGATAGCCATCGTTCGCAATTATGATGCGCCTGCCAGGTCGTCTGCACGAGCGTCCCAGAGCTGCGGGTCCGAGCGTCGGCAGTCAGGTATAGGTGCGCACGGCTCGCGCTGGTTATCAGGTGGACGCGCCGGGCGCATCAGGGAATCACCGGAGCGCAGGAATCACACGGACCAACTGCAAATATCGACCAACGACACAGTCCCTCAGAAACCACCTCCGTCTGTGAACGGTAGCAGACGGGGCGATGATGTTATGGTTGGGGATGATCCATACAACCCGTACAAGTCCACAGATCCAGACAACCCGTATTATAACTATTATGACACGTACGACAGACCCCCTCCAAGACAGCGCCCGGGATATGGAACAGGGTACTTTCAGAATG GTTTgcctgatcttgtggcagaccCGTACTACATCCAAGCGTCTGCCTACGTGCAGAGAGTTCCAATGTACAATCTCAGATGCGCCTCCGAGGAGAACTGCTTGGCAAG CTCGGCGTACAGCTCCAGCGTGAGAGACTATGACACGCGTATGTTGCTGAGGTTCCCGCAGCGAGTCAAGAACCAGGGCACCTCCGACTTCCTTCCCAGCAGGCCACGCTACACCTGGGAATGGCACAGCTGCCATCA GCACTACCACAGCATGGATGAGTTCAGTCATTATGATCTGCTGGATGCCAGCACTCAGAGAAGAGTCGCTGAGGGACACAAGGCAAGCTTCTGTCTGGAGGACACGTCCTGTGACTACGGTTACTACAGACGATACGCATGTACTTCTCACACTCAG GGTCTGAGTCCAGGGTGCTATGACACTTACAATGCAGATATTGACTGCCAGTGGATAGACATCACTGACGTGAAACCTGGAAACTACGTCCTCAAG GTCAGTGTAAATCCCAGTTACCATGTGCCAGAGTCTGACTACAGCAACAATATAGTCCGCTGTGATGTACGATACACCGGAAACTATGCCTATGTGTCAGGATGTCATATTTCACA CTACTAA
- the snx24 gene encoding sorting nexin-24 yields the protein MHSVEVSIPSFRSEGSNVEKGYTVFKIEVLMCGRQHTVEKRYSEFHALHKMLKKMIKPPEIPSKHVRNWVPKVLEQRRHGLELYLQTIIMENEVLPKIFLDFLNIRHFPSLPKTESCGSFETESEESSKLTHQPALLFQRDPYLLPATNDTFSNMVIEGVIRGIFYPDFQPR from the exons ATGCATTCAGTAGAGGTGTCAATCCCGTCTTTTCGATCGGAGGGCAGTAATGTGGAGAAGGGCTACACG GTTTTTAAGATCGAGGTGCTCATGTGTGGTAGACAGCACACTGTAGAGAAACGATACAGTGAATTTCATGCCTTACATAAAATG CTTAAAAAGATGATTAAACCTCCTGAAATCCCTTCAAAGCATGTGAGGAACTGGGTTCCCAAGGTTCTCGAGCAGAGAAGACATGGATTAGAACTTTATCTTCAG ACTATAATCATGGAAAATGAGGTTCTTCCAAAGATATTCTTGGATTTCCTCAATATCCGGCATTTCCCGTCACTTCCAAAAACAGAGAGTTGTGG gtCATTCGAAACTGAATCAGAGGAATCAAG TAAACTGACACACCAGCCGGCGCTGCTCTTCCAGCGGGATCCATATCTGCTGCCTGCCACCAATG ATACGTTTTCAAATATGGTAATTGAAGGCGTGATACGTGGAATATTCTATCCGGACTTCCAGCCGAGGTAG
- the ggcx gene encoding vitamin K-dependent gamma-carboxylase, with product MEPRASDAVAGGPYVEPSNRKKKTNKDTQQSTPTPSEQTSTMKRLFGFEKEDLTSWHRLVCLLNRPTDPASLGIFRFLFGMVMALDITQERGLSHLDYKYLDGAPVCRFPLFNFLQPLPMDWMYFVYFVMFLGAVGIMLGLFYRLACLMFISTYWYVFFLDKTAWNNHSYLYGLISFQLTIMDANRYWSLDGLRNPRKRNAHVPLWNYTVLRTQIFIVYFIAGVKKLDADWVEGYSMKYLAHHWLFDPFKVILPVELVNLMVVHGGGLILDLTAGYLLFFDATRPVAFFFVSYFHCMNSQLFSIGMFSYTMLSTSPLFCYPDWPRRFFGRFPEFLQPVLPLISPPPGPSSSCVYLNPPSDSGRQDGRDESQTVSKPSTPGWKHKLGAIFTLVYIAEQLFLPYSHFITQGYNNWTNGLYGYSWDMMVHARSHQHVKITYRDSVTGEVGYLNPGVFTQSRRWKDHGDMLKQYATCLSQNLPRFNISDPEIYFDIWVSINDRFQQRIFDPRIDIVKADWSPFRPNPWLMPLHVDLSPWRAKFEEIEGSLDNQTEVVFIADFPGLYLENFVSEDLGNTSVQVLQGLVNVEIVDEKRNYSLQPGEKMQLPAGAYHKVYTVSDKPSCYMYIYVNTTEAELQKNFTKLLELQEKVRNGTETEPLPAELQPLITGLDDYDTNDTVIDPIVRIFLKRQKRMETVKKRREASVVERFQRFASKKYYTIRRGFLMTAIALRNLAVGLPPLEQLQREVDYANLKEPEAEANQDERLKDEVGHGEL from the exons ATGGAGCCAAGAGCGAGTGACGCGGTGGCAG GTGGCCCATATGTTGAACCATCCAATAGGAAGAAAAAGACCAACAAAGACACCCAACAGTCCACCCCCACCCCATCCGAGCAGACCAGCACCATGAAGCGTCTCTTTGGTTTTGAGAAGGAAGATCTCACCTCATGGCATCGACTGGTGTGTCTTCTGAATCGGCCCACTGACCCGGCCTCGCTGGGCATATTCCGTTTCTTATTTG GTATGGTAATGGCGCTGGACATCACACAGGAACGAGGCCTCAGTCACCTGGACTACAAGTATTTAGACGGGGCACCCGTTTGCCGCTTCCCTCTTTTTAACTTCCTGCAGCCCTTGCCCATGGACTGGATgtactttgtttattttgtgatgttCCTTG GCGCTGTTGGTATCATGCTTGGCCTTTTTTATCGCCTTGCGTGTCTGATGTTTATATCCACTTATTGGTACGTGTTTTTCCTGGACAAAACGGCCTGGAACAATCACTCTTACCTATACGGGCTCATTAGCTTCCAGCTGACGATCATGGATGCCAACAGATACTG GTCCTTAGATGGACTCCGAAACCCCAGGAAGAGGAACGCTCATGTACCGCTGTGGAACTACACTGTACTCAGAACTCAG ATTTTCATAGTGTACTTCATTGCTGGGGTCAAGAAACTGGATGCTGATTGGGTGGAGGGGTACTCCATGAAATACCTGGCACACCATTGGTtatttgacccctttaa AGTGATTTTGCCTGTGGAATTGGTCAATCTGATGGTTGTCCATGGTGGAGGTCTGATCTTAGACCTGACAGCCGGGTATCTGCTTTTTTTTGACGCCACACGTCCTGTCGCCTTTTTCTTTGTGAGCTATTTCCACTGCATGAACTCCCAGCTTTTTAGCATAG GAATGTTTTCCTACACTATGTTGTCCACAAGCCCTCTCTTCTGCTATCCTGATTGGCCCAGGCGCTTTTTTGGCCGTTTCCCAGAATTCTTGCAGCCTGTACTGCCCCTCATCTCTCCTCCACCGGGTCCCAGCTCCTCGTGTGTGTACCTCAATCCACCCAGCGACTCTGGCAGACAAGACGGGCGAGATGAGAGCCAAACTGTCTCCAAACCCTCCACACCGGGCTGGAAACACAAGCTTGGAGCGATCTTCACTTTGGTTTACATCGCAGAGCAGCTCTTCCTGCCGTACTCGCATTTCATCACACAG GGCTATAATAACTGGACCAATGGACTGTACGGTTACTCGTGGGACATGATGGTTCACGCACGTTCACATCAGCATGTCAAGATCACCTACAGAGACAGTGTCACAGGGGAGGTCGGATACCTAAACCCTGGA GTGTTTACTCAGAGCCGGAGATGGAAAGACCACGGAGACATGTTGAAGCAATACGCTACCTGCCTTAGCCAAAATCTGCCCCGTTTTAACATCTCAGATCCGGAGATATACTTTGACATTTGGGTGTCTATAAATGACCGCTTCCAACAAAG GATATTCGACCCACGTATTGATATAGTGAAAGCTGATTGGTCGCCGTTCCGTCCCAATCCATGGCTCATGCCGCTGCACGTGGATCTTTCACCGTGGAGGGCTAAATTTGAAGAGATAGAGGGATCTTTGGACAATCAGACTGAGGTGGTCTTCATCGCTGACTTCCCAG GCCTTTATCTTGAAAATTTTGTGAGTGAAGATCTGGGGAACACCAGCGTTCAGGTTCTTCAAGGTCTGGTGAACGTTGAGATAGTGGACGAGAAGAGGAACTACAGTTTACAACCAGGAGAAAAGATGCAG CTTCCAGCTGGTGCATATCACAAGGTGTACACTGTATCTGATAAGCCGTCGTGTTACATGTACATCTATGTAAATACTACTGAGGCGGAGCTGCAGAAAAACTTTACAAAACTCCTTGAACTTCAGGAGAAAGTGCGAAATGGAACAG AGACTGAACCTTTACCGGCAGAGCTGCAGCCGCTCATCACCGGTCTCGATGACTACGACACGAACGACACCGTGATCGACCCCATAGTCCGAATCTTCTTGAAACGCCAGAAGCGAATGGAGACCGTAAAGAAACGCAGAGAAGCCTCTGTGGTCGAGAGGTTTCAGAGATTTGCTTCAAAGAAATATTACACGATTAGACGAGG GTTCCTCATGACAGCCATTGCTTTGCGTAACCTGGCAGTGGGTTTGCCACCCCTGGAGCAGCTGCAGAGGGAAGTGGATTACGCCAACCTGAAGGAACCAGAGGCAGAGGCCAATCAGGACGAGCGTCTCAAAGATGAGGTTGGACACGGAGAGCTGTGA
- the gmcl1 gene encoding germ cell-less protein-like 1 yields MGSFGSRFQSTPRGPEDTAERQCAGNRHRCECRKRKRSSRCECDSEPEEEDSQLDTPRRKKLKSTSKYIYQTLFLNGENSDIKICALGQEWKLHKIYLCQSGYFSSMFSGSWKESNMMVIELEIPDQNIDTEALQVVFGSLYRDDVLIKPSRVVNILAAACMLQLDGLIQQCGETMKENVNVKTVCSYYNSATMYGLDSVMKKCLEWLLNNLMTHQNVDLMKELGVEIMEQLIQSSDLFVMQVEMDVYTALKKWMFLQLNPSWDGPIKQLLLDADAWLCKRRSESGDDEPFLNTDDGMTFVPVFRHIRLQYIINDLASARMLERDNIVPPEWLNNVYKQQWFAMLRTEHDNDNGPQEANKEEFELNSMRCGRKLIKDGDYCWRWTGFNYGFDLLVTYTNRFIIFKRNTLSQPCGGAVSLQPRRHLAYRLRLASFDNSGKVVCSRSTGYQLVTLEKDQEYVVMNLDSRLLSFPLYVCCNFLYTSPANERRGETSEPQSSSRSVS; encoded by the exons ATGGGTTCATTTGGGAGCCGGTTCCAGTCGACCCCGCGGGGCCCAGAGGACACTGCGGAGAGGCAGTGCGCGGGAAACAGACACCGGTGCGAGTGCAGGAAGAGAAAACGCAGCTCGCGCTGTGAGTGTGACAGCGAGCCGGAAGAAGAGGACAGTCAGCTGGACACACCACGCAG GAAGAAATTGAAAAGTACCTCCAAGTACATCTACCAGACGCTTTTCCTGAATGGAGAAAACAGCGACATCAAAATCTGTGCCCTTGGGCAGGAGTGGAAACTACACAAGATTTACCTGTGTCAG TCTGGATATTTCTCCAGCATGTTCAGTGGGTCCTGGAAAGAATCCAACATGATGGTTATCGAGCTGGAGATTCCGGATCAGAATATTGACACGGAGG CCTTGCAAGTGGTTTTTGGGTCACTTTACCGGGATGACGTTTTGATCAAACCGAGCCGGGTTGTTAATATTCTCGCTGCTGCTTGTATGCTTCAACTT GATGGACTGATTCAGCAGTGCGGAGAAACCATGAAGGAGAATGTGAACGTCAAAACTGTGTGCAGCTATTATAACTCGGCCACCATGTATGGCTTGGACTCCGTCATGAAGAA GTGTTTAGAGTGGCTCCTCAATAACCTCATGACTCATCAGAATGTGGACCTCATGAAGGAGCTCGG GGTGGAAATTATGGAACAACTCATTCAGTCCTCTGATCTGTTTGTAATGCAAGTGGAGATGGACGTCTACACTGCACTGAAGAAG TGGATGTTCTTACAACTTAACCCATCTTGGGACGGCCCTATTAAACAGCTTCTGCTTGATGCAGATGCCTGGCTTTGTAAAAGGAGAAGTG AGTCTGGAGACGACGAGCCATTCTTGAACACAGATGACGGGATGACATTCGTCCCTGTTTTCAGACACATCCGTCTGCAGTACATCATCAATGACCTTGCCTCAGCCCGCATGCTGGAACGGGATAACATCGTGCCTCCTG AGTGGCTGAACAATGTGTACAAACAGCAATGGTTTGCCATGCTGAGAACAGAACATGATAATGATAATGG GCCCCAAGAAGCCAACAAAGAAGAGTTTGAGCTGAACAGCATGCGCTGCGGCCGAAAACTGATCAAAGATGGAGAC TACTGTTGGCGATGGACCGGGTTTAATTATGGTTTTGACCTGCTGGTGACCTACACTAACCGCTTcattatatttaaaagaaacacaCTCAGTCAGCCATGTGGGGGCGCTGTCAGCTTACAACCACGTCGACATCTTGCATACAG ATTGCGTCTTGCATCATTTGACAACAGTGGAAAAGTAGTTTGCAGCCGCTCAACTGGCTACCAGCTTGTTACGCTTGAAAAGGACCAG GAGTACGTGGTGATGAATCTGGACAGTCGGCTCTTGTCCTTTCCTCTGTATGTGTGCTGTAACTTCCTCTACACATCTCCAGCCAATGAGAGGAGAGGTGAAACATCAGAGCCACAAAGCAGCTCGCGCAGTGTGTCGTGA
- the fam136a gene encoding protein FAM136A, producing the protein MAELQQTRVQKAVEDMVQSLERDHIRKMQGRMFRCSAECCENPGYSMNQVHQCIDSCHTPLAKAQGLVTSELEQFQDRLTRCTMHCNDKAKDLFDSGAKEPAVRALMDKCVGSCVDDHLNLLPSMTHKLKESLNSIPQ; encoded by the exons ATGGCAGAGTTACAGCAGACTCGAGTGCAGAAAGCAGTGGAGGATATGGTTCAGAGTCTGGAAAGAGATCATATCCGTAAAATGCAG GGACGCATGTTTCGCTGCAGTGCTGAATGCTGCGAGAATCCAGGTTACTCTATGAATCAGGTGCATCAGTGTATAGACAGCTGTCATACACCATTGGCTAAAGCTCAAGGACTGGTCACTAGTGAGCTTGAACAATTTCAG GATCGCCTCACAAGGTGTACAATGCACTGTAATGACAAGGCCAAGGACCTGTTCGACTCGGGAGCAAAGGAGCCTGCTGTGCGGGCgctgatggacaaatgtgtcGGCAGCTGCGTGGATGACCACCTGAACCTGCTGCCCAGCATGACCCACAAACTGAAGGAAAGCTTGAACTCTATACCTCAGTGA
- the pcyox1 gene encoding prenylcysteine oxidase 1 — MALRVLSWKTLLFLGLCHVGLRGLATAADEKDPPKKIAIIGGGIGGSAAAYFLRQEFGPSVKIEVFESDTVGGRLATENIGGHDYESGGSIIHPLNLHMKHFVDRLGLSPQPDMPSKLAIFDGKELIYEESDWYIVNFIRMVWRYGLNFIRMPMWMEGVLEKFMRIYQYQQFGYSFSSMEKLLHAMGGEDYVALVNRTLEETMLAEGFSQVFLNDIVMPITRFNYGQTVRLHGFVGAVAISSMDPGLWAVDGGNKKVCSGLLYHSKAEPVQARVTSISMKTRPSKSGSSANFYEVNYVSESGAAQSTYAIVIVATPLHQGLSDINFSGFSPPIPSHFPGQFHIMVTTLVHGVLNVSCLGVTYKPEDFVVSDIFTTDNKASVIQSLHSIDPVQIPKGYSRPPASQKKVWKIFSSVSVSQEELKKVFLSWDSVVEKRWLAYPSYTPPQRGTPPFILHNHLYYLNAVERAASTMEMSAVSARNLALLAHHRWYQQTDKIDQEDLHIKLRSEL; from the exons ATGGCTTTGAGAGTCCTGTCTTGGAAAACTCTTTTATTTCTTGGCCTTTGTCATGTTGGACTCAGGGGTCTGGCCACTGCAGCAGATGAGAAAGATCCACCGAAGAAAATTG CAATAATTGGGGGAGGTATTGGAGGCTCGGCGGCTGCGTATTTCCTGAGACAAGAATTTGGTCCATCGGTAAAGATCGAAGTGTTTGAGTCGGACACCGTAGGAGGTCGTCTAGCCACTGAGAACATCGGAGGACACGATTACGAGTCTGGAGGAAGCATTATTCACCCGCTCAACCTGCACATGAAGCACTTTGTGGACAGACTCG GACTGTCTCCACAACCTGATATGCCTTCCAAACTGGCAATATTCGACGGAAAGGAACTGATCTATGAAGAAAGTGACTGGTACATAGTGAATTTCATACGCATGGTGTGGAGATATGGATTGAACTTCATTCGGATGCCTATGTGGATGGAGGGCGTTCTGGAGAAGTTTATGAG GATATATCAGTACCAGCAGTTTGGCTACTCCTTCTCTAGTATGGAGAAACTTTTGCACGCTATGGGTGGAGAAGATTACGTCGCTCTGGTCAATCGGACATTGGAGGAGACCATGCTGGCTGAAGGATTCTCGCAGGTCTTTCTCAATGATATCGTAATGCCCATCACGCGATTTAACTACGGCCAGACTGTCCGACTCCATGGATTTGTTG GAGCCGTAGCGATATCATCAATGGACCCAGGGTTGTGGGCAGTGGACGGAGGAAACAAAAAGGTTTGTTCCGGGCTTCTGTACCACAGCAAAGCTGAACCAGTACAAGCACGGGTGACATCCATTTCTATGAAGACGAGACCATCCAAATCCG GTTCATCTGCAAACTTTTACGAAGTGAATTACGTCAGCGAATCTGGTGCCGCCCAGTCCACGTACGCCATAGTTATAGTTGCGACCCCCCTCCACCAGGGCTTATCCGACATCAACTTCTCCGGCTTTTCCCCGCCCATTCCGTCCCATTTCCCCGGCCAGTTCCACATAATGGTGACCACGCTGGTCCATGGCGTGCTCAACGTGTCCTGTCTGGGCGTCACGTACAAGCCCGAAGACTTCGTCGTTTCTGATATTTTCACAACGGATAACAAAGCCTCCGTCATCCAGAGCTTGCACTCTATAGACCCGGTTCAGATTCCCAAGGGCTACTCCCGCCCTCCGGCCAGCCAGAAAAAAGTCTGGAAGATTTTCTCCTCCGTTTCAGTGTCTCAGGAGGAACTGAAGAAAGTGTTCCTCTCCTGGGACTCTGTGGTGGAGAAGCGCTGGCTCGCGTACCCCTCCTACACCCCGCCGCAGCGCGGAACCCCTCCGTTCATCCTACACAACCACCTGTACTATCTCAACGCTGTGGAGCGGGCGGCCAGCACCATGGAGATGAG